The following are encoded together in the Corticium candelabrum chromosome 1, ooCorCand1.1, whole genome shotgun sequence genome:
- the LOC134185381 gene encoding lymphotoxin-alpha-like, which yields MKELEDWKEEWTKNESRVTVAAHLVGSSVAWYTISGVITYWQTSSPSFLLGAITYSNGALTIPSDGVYYIYTHLYLNAKNGNHIQPYIRVNGNLVLYITSSHYHGESKSKHAGLLQQLKKGDSVDIYGGGYRHLMGSTHSVFGIFKID from the exons ATGAAAGAACTGGAGGATTGGAAAGAAGag TGGACAAAGAATGAGAgtagagtgactgttgcagCACATCTTGTAGGATCATCAGTCGCTTGGTATACTATATCAG gtGTGATAACCTactggcaaacaagcagtccatcattcttactgggtgccatcacatacagcaatggagctcttacaattccatctgatggtgtttactatatttatacacATCTCTACTTAAATGCCAAAAATGGCAATCACATTCAACCTTACATCAGAGTAAATGGCAATCTTGTCTTGTACATTACAAGCTCCCATTATCACGGTGAATCCAAATCCAAGCACGCTGGTCTACTTCAGCAGCTGAAAAAAGGTGATAGCGTTGACATATATGGTGGAGGATATCGACACCTCATGGGCTCTACTCATTCAGTTTTTGGTATTTTTAAGATCGACTAG
- the LOC134190673 gene encoding uncharacterized protein LOC134190673, which produces MDIKKEISVLGQCYLHQSKYVAIVLLEECLALQQKYPSANAVKVANTIRLFVSCFMEQNKLSVAERLLRDFVDTKNPALPEGHPDLARGMCSLSDTIVRHFTLHTETTLLSSR; this is translated from the exons ATGGATATCAAGAAAGAGATCAGTG TCCTGGGGCAATGTTACTTACATCAATCCAAGTATGTTGCCATAGTATTGCTGGAGGAGTGCTTGGCGTTACAACAGAAATACCCTTCAGCTAATGCTGTCAAAGTGGCAAATA CTATAAGGCTGTTTGTTAGCTGTTTTATggaacaaaacaaactgtctGTAGCAGAAAGATTATTGAGAGATTTTGTTGATACAAAAAATCCTGCTCTTCCGGAAGGTCATCCTGATCTTGCACGTGGTATGTGTTCGTTGTCTGATACGATTGTAAGACATTTCACTCTTCATACTGAAACAACTCTACTCAGCTCACGTTGA
- the LOC134182282 gene encoding uncharacterized protein LOC134182282, whose product MCQLTLAQCLHHQAVGQLGYYLLVAGHLDKSEKHLRESLALVRHSLHKKHPGTAIALKWLAECLMRKGKNIEAEKLLFEAVYVETVWLHENHPNKIYSQNLYEKLRMVIVARCCKMLPILVEYKRRDEVVEFYLTLKAVHKLSTAADLPNSHLPSHSPLSDEEQEASYFCSEEGLHSCGFTSSSTAQRDSTSSQRSILQQPGNVHTVSQCAVGPSYSKVQERSSLLVCLPVGSGVPYRGYTFWYIDTTGQTVEEVPGETLDSRTIETVTPAWPHADRVEIHIFSSDGQTRLGYFVHVFIDLSAKVLPDCEGDSSMLPGVVDQGREKEHPSVRPVCVAKMRRLSS is encoded by the exons ATGT GTCAGTTAACACTTGCTCAGTGTCTGCACCATCAAG CTGTTGGTCAACTTGGATATTATTTACTGGTAGCTGGACATTTGGATAAAAGCGAAAAACATCTGAGAGAATCTCTTGCCTTAGTCAGACATTCACTACACAAGAAACATCCTGGTACAGCAATTG CATTGAAATGGTTGGCAGAATGTCTGATGAGAAAAGGGAAGAACATTGAAGCAGAAAAACTTCTCTTTGAAGCTGTCTACGTTGAAACAGTTTGGCTCCATGAAAATCATCCCAACAAAATCTACAGTCAGAATTTGTATGAGAAACTCAGAATGGTCATTGTGGCGAGATGTTGTAAAA TGCTTCCTATACTTGTTGAATACAAAAGACGAGACGAAGTGGTGGAGTTTTACCTCACACTGAAAGCAGTTCACAAACTATCCACAGCAGCTGATTTGCCAAATTCCCATTTACCTTCTCACTCTCCTCTTTCAGATGAAGAACAGGAAGCATCCTACTTCTGTAGCGAAGAGGGTCTACATTCTTGTGGCTTCACATCTTCATCAACAGCACAAAGGGATAGTACTTCATCACAAA GATCAATATTACAACAACCTGGCAATGTACACACTGTCAGTCAATGTGCTGTCGGTCCCAGTTATAGCAAAGTTCAA GAGAGAAGCTCATTGCTAGTTTGTCTTCCTGTTGGAAGTGGAGTTCCTTACAGAGGATATACTTTCTGGTACATAGATACTACAGGTCAGACAGTTGAAGAAGTTCCAGGAGAAACGCTGGATAGTCGTACAATAGAAACTGTTACTCCTG CTTGGCCACATGCTGATCGAGTGGAGATACACATATTTTCCTCAGATGGTCAAACTCGTTTGGGATATTTTGTACACGTTTTCATTGACCTGTCTGCAAAGGTGTTACCTGATTGTGAGGGTGACAGCAGCATGCTACCAGGAGTAGTAGATCAAGGAAGAGAGAAAG AGCATCCTTCAGTTCGGCCAGTCTGTGTTGCGAAGATGAGGAGATTGTCAAGTTAG